The genome window GGCatattatctaccaatggacattcAAGGAGgaatgttatgaatatcttattaagtggatgtttatCAAGAAAAGTTTTGTAGATAttcgattgatcaataaaatatacaCTCTCTTTTGCTCTTCCatattctttgtttttattctcttgtctatttattttatatcaattataatttttatatgttttatacttgttttaacaaaaaagaaatatacaaattttgattcggttaatattttttgaaaaaattttgatttggttaacGGCTAAAGGATTAAAAGGTtcagttaattcaattaatattagTTCAGTTTAATTTACCGTTTTAACACCTTAAATATTAGTTGGACAATAAATTAAGAGAGAAACTTTGGGCAACTAAACCTTTACTTGGATTGGATCCAAACCTTAAGAAAATTACCTGATTAAGGCATGGGTCATAGttatattttcaagatatgGTGAGGTGAGCTGGTGGCTTAAAaacttttcttaaaatatacaaatatatttcattacgtatttatttttaaatagaacatatttaatatttaatatttatgaacattaaataaattaatataataaaaataattacatagaacaaaaataaatataaaattataaaagaatcaaatgttaacaattttaataataaaataaattaattttagaaaagtatataaataaaagagctgGAAGTGAAAATGGCGGTAGTGGAAATGGATACCATTAATATTACAAGCTTCATGatgcatgcatacatgcatCAAAAtgcaataatatttattaatccaAAATGAggcatatatatttatttatataaatattgttttgcCTCTTCCTACCTACTTTAATATatgatatcaaaattttgaaatatcaaATATGAGTATGTTTCATTTAATCATAGTTcggatttaattattatttacttatcatctggatttatatttaattaaaatttaaaatttaaacaaatagtaGCTTATGGTACActtatatggttgaaaattttaatgcatatatttatttgttataaatattttattattaagtaaataCCCATCAAgatctttaatatttattaaaagtagAGTTTTATATTACCTATAAATATAGGTTTGGAAAAGCATTACAAACATCTTTAAAGTAGAGTTTACCATTTCTGTTTCTTTAAttctctttattatttatttgataacaCGTTATCAACATGATACTGCTTTTCATAAttccttctaaaatttttccaattttttctcAACTCCTATTAAAAATACCTTCATAATAATACTTTTTTACTCTTTAAAAAGCTTGGATACTTTAGCCATTTTTCAACTAAGTTGGTATTTAactcacaaaatttaaatataatataaattaattataagtgATATTGTATTCGAGTATTTGAATTtgttacatatttaaataaaacatatttgaataacaaattcaatcaatagtaagtatttaaaataagcatctaattttttaatgggACTACAGAATACAAAGGATTGATTACTAAACTCGTTCCAATAGAtatcttgaaaaataaaaaagaatacttatcaaacatctaaaatcttgtaagttaaaatataacacCTCAAACTTGGCCGAGATATTATAACCAAATTACGAAGGTTACACTAGAATCTTAAACTTTTGCTCCTTCAAATCCAAACCAAAAACCTTCTTTAAAACCTTTCGATTTGATAAAAGTATTTGATTTCGTTTCTTTTGAGTGTTTGGGAGCTTAAGTTTGTACATCACACCATCATGTCTTTGAATTAGACACTTTCCGCGGAAAGACCTTTTAGAGTTATCATCTTTAGAAAAAtcatttaacttaataaaaatttatcaaaaataaccAACTAAATAATATTAgccaaaaatccaaaaaaaaaatcaaaataaacgtacaaaaaaacaaattacaGTTTAAAAAGTCCATAATATCCAAAAAAAAGTTTCCTAATGAAACCAAATTCAAtgccaaatcaaaaccaaaTCCAATACCAAATCGAGCTTCAAGATCGCCGCCCAACTTTCTCTAAGGGTTAcctgaaaatagtaaaataataaagttagcTAAAAGCCAATATGTGTGCCACGGCGCACAAACAGAAATCACATgcataattaaaacatacatattagAATTTCACATGTGCAAAAGTATCTATCAGAACAAATTAATCCAACCCCCATCTGCTATCTATCATCTCCATCTAACCCATCAAACCATAAGGATTGCAATAGTCCATCCAACCAGCACATCGTAATGTTGACGTATGCCACTCAAAAAATTTACAGTTCAAATAGAAATTTGTGAAAATACGGTAAAAAATGTAGTAATACTGCCAAAATAATACTTCCTCCAATCCATATCATATCTCACCCCAATGCACATATATTATCATGTTAATATCTCATACAACATATATTCTCATCGAATCAAAAATATGACATATTTCATCAATGTCATTAATTCAGATTTTATCACAAGCTTatatagagttattacttaatttcATACTTACTAACATacaaacatataaactttaaagtACTACATGCTATCTAAAAATCcaatttcaaaactttattCTCAATCCAAACAGAACCCACAAAAAGATCAGAATGGATCCACACACCCATATAACCTACACAATCTAACAAATCAAACTGTGTCACTCACACCGAGTGACGAACTGCAATTTCggatttttccttaatttttgaattagaaaCACACATCTAATTGCTGTAAAAAAGTCGGCACCACAACAGCAACAATTACTGAACACAACATTTACAACCCAACCTAATTAGCAACTAAAAACGAAACCGAAAGGCGGATTCAGTGCTTAACACTTAAACCAATCCCCAAACCGGCATTAGAAACTTAACCCCGGGAAATCAGCAGTAGAGCAGCGACTAAACTGCCGGCGGATGATTGTGCACCTCACGAACTTCTCCtatcaaaacaacaaaacatCCATCTAAGCGCTACCCAACAAAATAACGGCCACCTACTCTAAGATCATATCAACAAAGGAAGTACCACATTACAACcagtaacaaaaaaatagaCGTTCTTACCCGAGACGAAACCTTAAAGCCGCACTTCCACTACAAGGAAGGAAACGGCAAAACGAAGTTGAACAAGGAATGCTACGTCGGATTATGGCAGGAACCAAAattaagaagagaaaaagaagggaaaTAGGGGTGTAAAGTGTAAATAATTGGCAGCAGAGGAAACCAAAAATTCGGCAGTcaaattggaaagaaaaagaaaaacagagggTATGGAGGGAGAGGGGGAGTTGGACGGCAGCTTTGgagataaaatcaaaataactaaaatcaaatccgattttattttaaattcaatccGATACCATCTTATAAGTTGCTAGGAATTCAATTTCCACTCAAATACCACTGGGTAGTACATAAAGATTCAAACATAAGACTAAACTACCAAACTCATTCTTGTCAACAAcgtaatgaaattgaaagatatGCTCTACAACTCTGGTAtgacataatttcaaaattaatatgaaaattcaaaacaagAGAATCAAATTCAAGACCTGTTGATATGTGTTTGTATGTGATACAGGTAAGGTatgtgaaaaatatatgtacgATTTGTGTTTTTGATAAATCTGAAATCTTGATTACGTATGAAAGGTATGCATGACATTTGTTTATGAAATACATGCGTTAGTTTATTTATGCATGTGCATCGGGATGGGTTTAATATGTGATTGAGGAAGTGTATTCTGACAGTATTACTGTAATTTTGGTGGTTAAACTGTAATATATATTTGGCAGCTCAACTGCACCTTTATGAGTACataaattaacaattcaaacttaataaaaatttcgagcattaaataaaatatttttaatctctctatttttatcttaaaaaatataattactttttatttttcatattttaaaatttaagtttaattattaacattattaaatattttattttattttattaatgtgatcttttgaattttatagaaagctttaaataataatatttaaatgaacttaaattcaataataaaattttaacttagggATTAGTAACATCACCGACATCAATGTCCACAGCCAATCTCAATTATTGCAATTATTGATCACAATTCATTTTCAGTTTTGCAGATTCACCAAGgcatatatatcatttaaactatgatatattaatattaatattaatatttaaatcccggtgaaatttttgtattatttttaaagttgatttCATCAATTCGTATAAAtaatttgtgttaatttttaatatttaatttattatctcAAATGTTATATACAATTGGATTTAAGTATAATATTGttgaatttacaaaaaaaaagaatttcgCTTTCTACCATTGGACACCCgaataattataactaaaatcaaattaatgtaAAGCACAAAACTAGAATACAATCACAAATAATGCAATTGTATTTTTTCAATCGCACTTTATGCttggttaattatttatttattttatcaaattatagtgtaaaaatttaaaggttacaATTTGCTTAaagttttgtatttttcatatatttagaatttaatctccatatttttgaatttaaaatttaagttcatttgtTAACGCTATTAAAACTCTTATGTGTTGTTATGccattttgagaaaaataaaataaactttgtATCTAcgtacataaatttataaagaattttaacGGTGCTAAccattattaaaattcatatcatcaaaattgagatatcaaattaagtgaaaattaaatctCTATTTTTGAGTGAAATTATTCAAACTCAAACTGACTCATAATATTGGGAAAAATGGACAGAAATTCAATGTGGAAAGCGTCAAGACAATCcttttatatatgattatatagatattttaaccaaataaatcaaTCTTTACGACACAAAAACTCttactttattaattttgaaaaacctTGCATTAATTAACGTCGGTGATGGTACTCTTTCACGACAGCTACTTGAAAAGATATCAAATACCGACACAACaattgcttttatttaatttagaaattgcaaaataattaaattattttataataagatatTACTTATCAAGTcttaatttaatctcttttctatatttattacatatgatttttaatttttattaatattaaaataatactttaaaCCCAATACtctataataaataatatatatatataattattatcattCAACTCATTTGTATAGCTAAATgaataaaaactatatttatcatattatttttatatgactTTAGCtatgattaattattaattaatattgaaaaataaaattattttaaaatttatctatattatcatatttataaaacatttttaaagattatatttatcacatcaattaatattattttaattattattaattaatattataataatacgttatatcttttttttattcaaaattttctatggCTAAAAGACAAATGGTATTACCAAGAAATCAAGCTAAGAATTGGTTTTATATGCAATAAATTCTGTATCTACCAAGCACATGGATATGGCTTTATCTTTTTGAAACTAAGGAATAGTCCAAATTATATCATTGTCACTTCAACAATTTTTCAAAGGGTTTGTTGAGTTTGGAGCCCATGGTCATGCTTCACCTACGTTGTTCACACCTGAACATTACGTGTTGGACATGTAAATACATTCAAATTTTAAGGTTATTGAGATTGACAAACCCacatatttcacaaaggaaACAGATTAAGCTTTCACCACACTTACTGCCAGATTGGGTGAATTTGTAGATAATATTTCTAGCTTTTAATACATTACTAAGTGGGGTTAAATGGCTATTGTgagtttcatttatttttatcttttaatttgtcgattaaattaattactggagtagtaaaaaaaattgtattaaaattttcagttgACATCAATTTCAAGTTCGATAAAGGTAACTCGTAACCCTACCTCTTAttacaaaaaattcattaattataaatatatatggagTATAGGATACTTCAAAAGTGAATACAAATATTACCTAAAAAGaacttataatataaatatgaagtAAGTAAAATTGTATAAGGAAATTAATGCAAGTATAGAATCTTAGTTTGATTGGCATCAATATTGTTGCTAGTGCAAGAGGACTTGGGTTCAAGCACATTGAAGCGTATTTATCCTCCTATTTTAAGAATTGGGAAGGGATTATAAGTAATCCTAAGCATTGTTATCGGAAAAAGTAGGAGTCACAATGGAAGTGGAACAAAAGGTATGATCCATGAATTATTGATATGAATGCTCCATAAAaacttttttgttattctttcttAATCAATCGTTTCTGATGCACCGGCTCTTATCTCTTTTGATTGAAAAGGAGCAATAAAAAATCGAGAGATTACAAAGTTAACTGAAATTTtctattcttaattttttaatctttcccaactatttcaaaaatattcaaatttcgaTCAAATGATCTCGCCGAGTTACTATAATGAAAAACAAAGGaattctttttttcattatagtaatacttttttgaaaatatcaattattatttattattacatattataataaattctaTTTACAATAAGTTAGATACATCAATCAAAAATACAAAGAATTTCCCCAAAAGTATGATATAAATCATAGGATGTCCTagaacttaaaagaaaaacgaattatttgagtttatttattCGAACTTATCAACTAGTTCATTTTCATCGCGGAACTGATTGATTGTCTTCCACTACAATAAATGAACCTTTTTCTTGTAGGAAAGACTATCcgatattttctttatatttacatataattaaaagaaaaatgactattaatataataaaatattctctctttttcaaaattatgtatcCTTTAACAGATTAACTACGAGTCTCATTCgaatttggttgaaaatggaaattggGCATACCCTCTCTTCGAGCTTGACCAATTACcaatttatggaaaaaaatcaaattcaagtttGCATAGGTAGATAAAATGggttttacactttttatttttgatgtagTTTTCATGTATAAATGGagatgtataaattataaatgtaagACAACAAAAAATTGGGTGgagatagaaaaagaaagacttttttttgctttttttatttcatcaattcaatttatatatcataataGATATAGATCCTAATCTATCCTATAGATTTGAATGTAGATATAAAAAGAAAGGTaccaataaattaaatacaaattcttctcttttttttctggATAGTGTATGGAATGTGAACAAAAAAAGGTTATATCATTTTGCTTTTTGTTCCAGAATAGAAGCATTTTATGCGATTTTCTCAtctctattctttttttatgtaatttgtatTGTagtatatatgtaattatattataaaatctaTATGAATAGATAAATAATGACATCAAAAGACCGAtcgttttgttttaaaaatagatgTCTTTGACATCCAACTATAGCACTGAATAGCTTTTTTTGAATGGCAGTTCCAAAAAAAACGTACTTCTACATCAAAAAAGCGTATTcgaaaaaatatttagaaaaagaaatgatattGGGCGGCCTTGAAAGCTTTTTCATCAGCCAAATCTCTTTCTATGGGGAAGTTTTTTTGTACGCCAAATAAATTTGTAGTAATCTGAATTGGTTTAACTCGAATAAGATACAAAGGTTttacttttttgaatttttgaatattttttttcatttccggTTCTTATTTTCCCCATCCCCCATTTGTATTTGTTATGTtagtattataataatttgttattaaaaagaatttaaataaaaatttatgctattttggggttttttaaGTCAAAGTTAGTAGACACGCTATTGAGTCAAAAGGCATATTTGGCTACTTAATGATAGTAGCTAGATATGACTATTTGTGTATGAAATGTGGTGAACGGTTATtagttgaaatgaattaatGGGGTCCAAAGTGGCTTATAAAAGCACTTGGGATGTTGGTACTGTCATGAACCAAGCTAAAACTCAAACAAAATGGTGAGTGTTACTAAAGGAGTTGTCTTGTTATCTTTGctttgttttaatgtgtttgtAGTAAATGTGATTGCTAAAGAAGTGGTGAGTACGAAAGAGGAGGAAGAGAAGTACTTAACACAGGGAGGTGGCTTTGGAACTGGGGGCGGGGGTGGTTtcggtggtggtggtggttttGGAGGAGCTGGAGGTGGTGGTGGATTCGGAGGTGGGCATGGTGGAGACTTTGGTAAAGGTGGTGGATATGGTGGTGGGATTGGCAAAGGAGGAGGTGTTGGTGGTGGAATTGGGAAAGGTGGTGGATACGGAGGTGGCATAGGAAAGGGTGGTGGGATTGGCAAAGGAGGAGGTGTTGGTGGTGGAATCGGAAAGGGTGGAGGATACGGAGGTGGCATAGGAAAAGGTGGTGGGATTGGCAAAGGAGGAGGTGTTGGAGGTGGAATCGGAAAGGGTGGAGGATACGGAGGTGGCATCGGAAAGGGTGGTGGGATTGGCAAAGGAGGAGGATATGGAGGTGGAATTGGTAAGGGAGGAGGCCATGGAATTGGTGGTGGGATTGGCAAGGGTGGTGGAGTCGGTGGAGGAATTGGAAAGGGTGGCGGGATTGGAAAAGGTGGTGGATTTGGCGGTGGTACCGGAGGTGGATTTGGCAAGGGTGGTGGTTTTGGAGGTGGAGTAGGTGGTGGAGCTGGAGGTGGAAAGGGTGGTGGTTTTGGTGGAAATGGACACCATTGATATAACAAGCTTCGCgatgcatgcatgcatggatcaaaatgcaatatatatttattaatccaAAATGaggcatatatataaatattgttttgcCTCTTCCTATGCGCTCTACCTACTTTAATGTTtgacaacaaaataaatatatgtgagtttcaaaatatcaaagatgaatatgttttattttatcataattcgaatactttttatttacttatcatctgaatttatatttaattaaaattttaaactcaaacATAATAGCATATGACAGACTTATATgggtgaaaatttttaatgtatatatttatttattatgaatattttataattaagtggATGTTCATTAAAATCAAGATAAGTTTGATATACATTAAGACTCTACTGTTTATTAGAAGTAAAGTTTCATATTATgtatattatgtttataaatatagactttAGAGAAGCAGTTTAAATATcctatcaataaaaatatattctcttttattctcctatttttgtttcttttattctctttattatttattttataacacgttattaGCATGATACTCGCTTTTCATACTTCCTTCCAAAATTTATCTAATGCTTTTTCTCAAATCCTCTTAAAAATACCTTCATAATTGTATTTATTACTCTTTAAAAAGAATGGATGCTTTAGTCATTTTTCAACTGAATTAATATCAACcgtcaaattaatttataacactaactcaatcaaaagcttaaatataatataaattaattataagcgGATGTCATATTCGAATATAGTAACTAATCAAAGCCCATCTCAATTagcaaatatttaaaatacttatcaaacctctaaatttttataggttaaaatgtttaatattttttattcaattggaatttagttttctatttttattttcaagaatttagttcttttatttttcaaattttaaatttcaaattttaggttcaattgttaatactgttaaaattcttcttttaatttgttagtgtgatcttttgaaattaaaaaaaaaatactcactaaATTTCAAATGCATGAATAGTATCATGATTTCCCTCTTAGGCCGGTTGTGAGCGAGGAGGGATTTGAACTCCCGACAGCATGATTCGTAGTCACATGCTCTAATCCTTAAAGCTATAGGCTCTCACCTCATCTCTATTAGATCTTTTCTCAAGAAtaccttaaaaaaatatttccttaacttagtcattttgagttAAAAAGATGTGAAAGTGCGTTTATCTCTGTAACAACGATACGTTTCAAAGCGTGAAGTGAAAGAGAGAGATTTCATAATTGGGATTTTGAATAAGAtgaccttttatttttcattcttattacttttttaataaCAAAGACTTggaacatattttaaccaaactTTTAATATCTATTATGGTATcacacatttattttatatgataaatatattaatctGATGTGATTATAcgctataaaaataataattaaaacaaattacaatattaaatcAACACAAcatagatatataaatatttcaaattttatatataatactaattatcaatatattaaaatacacaTTCTTTAAATtcgattattatataataaaataaagtgtaaaaagaagaagaagcttaaTACCATTTTTAGCTTTTGTACTATAGGAAAATTCTCACTTTTAacctttttactattttttatcattttattccCTACTTTCATTCTATCactcaaattaatccttttattttgatagtaaaattataatttcattattttgatagtatatattttataacttttcgaagattaaattaaatctatgttatttttaagggattaaaatataattttattattattaattttaaaatttttaaattataaaaatgcttaaataatttttttttcattttagggccGGGCACTGCTACCCCTGGCTCTGCCACTGCTTTGTTCTTACTCCCACTGCCTTATTTCAGCATTGGAGCTCTGATCAAAGGCCACCCTTGGGCTCCCCTTTCCCCCGTCCTTTAACTGGTCGACCTCAAGGAAAACATCGAAGGAGGTTCATTGAAGGTTTGAAACTCAAGTCTTCAATCCGTCGCTTTTCGTTAATTCGACATCGCTCTGACCACCATGGCCATCATTTGTCAACATCTTCATCTCCACCACGTTCCATATACTTCACTTCAAGTGTTAGGAATAGTGCTCAGTCACCTAAAGTTAGTTTGTTTGTTAACTATTAGCTTATCAATTAGTTAGTTGTAAGTTGTGTAGTTAGTTCACCAAGCACTGCTTTAAATACTTTGTGATTTTCTTCATTAAGAGATGAGAAAGATATATTGCAGTTTAGTATCGTTCTGTTGTTGGTATCTTGACATGGTATCACAGCTAGAAGTTTTCTTaggataattcattttttttttttagtattcaTGACAGACGATGCAGTTCATACTGGTGATACACCTCCTCATTCTTCCAATGTTGAAGGAGCTGCTCATTCACAAAGGTTTAGTAATGTTCCTTCACAGCCCATTCATTACTTTTCCAAACATGATACTACCAAACTAGGGGAACATAATTTTTTGTTGTGGAAACATCAGGTGTTGTTAATTCTTGAAGACTATGATCTTGAAGGGTTGGTTCTTGGTACTA of Gossypium raimondii isolate GPD5lz chromosome 3, ASM2569854v1, whole genome shotgun sequence contains these proteins:
- the LOC105796748 gene encoding glycine-rich cell wall structural protein isoform X2 is translated as MVSVTKGVVLLSLLCFNVFVVNVIAKEVVSTKEEEEKYLTQGGGFGTGGGGGFGGGGGFGGAGGGGGFGGGHGGDFGKGGGYGGGIGKGGGVGGGIGKGGGYGGGIGKGGGIGKGGGVGGGIGKGGGYGGGIGKGGGIGKGGGYGGGIGKGGGHGIGGGIGKGGGVGGGIGKGGGIGKGGGFGGGTGGGFGKGGGFGGGVGGGAGGGKGGGFGGNGHH
- the LOC105796748 gene encoding glycine-rich cell wall structural protein 1 isoform X1, whose translation is MVSVTKGVVLLSLLCFNVFVVNVIAKEVVSTKEEEEKYLTQGGGFGTGGGGGFGGGGGFGGAGGGGGFGGGHGGDFGKGGGYGGGIGKGGGVGGGIGKGGGYGGGIGKGGGIGKGGGVGGGIGKGGGYGGGIGKGGGIGKGGGVGGGIGKGGGYGGGIGKGGGIGKGGGYGGGIGKGGGHGIGGGIGKGGGVGGGIGKGGGIGKGGGFGGGTGGGFGKGGGFGGGVGGGAGGGKGGGFGGNGHH